A region from the Branchiostoma lanceolatum isolate klBraLanc5 chromosome 2, klBraLanc5.hap2, whole genome shotgun sequence genome encodes:
- the LOC136428438 gene encoding potassium/sodium hyperpolarization-activated cyclic nucleotide-gated channel 2-like isoform X2, giving the protein MRNVEMGTDPKLHVPTVCEICEDLDWRATELTPVPIGGGGRMKNTLAEPVEIKVVIDSGTPQSPREPMQVEAPGEHQPVVHLPDKRAEPPGEKPRKDLKRPSKLKVPTKQEMKQENLINGSMAKMQQETKSAPATPMVTPFRTRHSAKVSRTSMGKPDIPRSLGYRIRKRFLSLFYPADTRLSLKLFGSKKALEKERERLLESGVWIIHPYSHFRFVWDFIMLLLLTANLVILPIIISFFNAEMQTRWIIVNCLSDAFFLIDIVLNFRTGIVLQDMADVVLDPKQIRKRYFKSWFVVDLLSSIPLDFIFLIINEGIQPDLYKLSRSLRILKLAKILSLLKLLRLSRLVRYVRQWEEMLTFKIFNFASAVIRIFNLICMMLLIGHWNGCLQFLVPMLQDFPDDCWVTKNELVDAHWATQYTWALFKAMSHMLCIGYGKRPPESITDLWLTMVSMISGATCFALFIGHATNLIQSMDTSRRQYQEKFKQVEEYMQYRKLPVHLRTRIQDYYEYRYQGKVFDEDNILEELSIPLREEVINYNCRSLVKAVPFFANANPEFVTDVVTKLKYEVFQPDDFIIREGTFGDKMYFILGGTVDVLTADGEVVTTLQDGAYFGEICLLTRERRMASIRAETYCNLFSLHVDHFNEVLREYPKMREHMEEVAQERLSRIGKSHSKLSRSNLSLCATPSGSGGPSVPPKEVITVPKYKTIRITPTGDVLMIDIDDPDDEYSKPS; this is encoded by the exons ATGAGGAATGTAGAGATGGGGACCGACCCTAAGCTACATGTACCGACGGTGTGCGAAATCTGTGAGGATCTCGACTG GCGTGCCACCGAGCTGACTCCTGTCCCTATCGGCGGTGGCGGGAGAATGAAGAACACACTCGCCGAACCTGTAGAAATCAAGGTAGTTATCGACAGCGGCACTCCTCAGAGCCCGAGGGAGCCCATGCAAGTAGAAGCTCCCGGGGAGCACCAACCTGTAGTGCACCTACCCGACAAGCGCGCGGAGCCGCCCGGGGAAAAACCGCGCAAGGACCTGAAGCGGCCGTCCAAACTGAAGGTACCCACCAAGCAGGAAATGAAACAGGAGAACCTCATAAATGGCTCGATGGCAAAGATGCAACAAGAgacgaaatcggctcctgctACACCTATGGTCACGCCATTCCGCACGCGGCACAGCGCGAAGGTCTCCCGCACGAGTATGGGCAAGCCTGACATCCCTCGGTCACTGGGATACAGAATCAGGAAGAGGTTTCTCTCACTGTTCTATCCAGCTGACACTAGACTTTCCTTGAAACTTTTTGGGAGCAAGAAAGCGCTGGAGAAGGAAAGAGAGAGGCTGCTGGAATCGGGGGTTTGGATCATACATCCTTACAGTCACTTCAG GTTCGTTTGGGACTTCATCATGCTGCTACTCCTGACAGCGAACCTGGTCATCCTCCCCATCATCATATCCTTCTTCAACGCTGAGATGCAGACACGGTGGATAATCGTCAACTGCCTGTCAGACGCCTTCTTTCTCATAGACATTGTCCTGAACTTCAGAACCGGCATCGTCCTACAGGACATGGCGGACGTTGTCTTGGACCCGAAACAAATCAGAAAACGATACTTTAAGAGTTGGTTCGTGGTCGATCTTCTCTCCTCCATTCCGTTAGATTTTATTTTCTTGATCATCAACGAAGGCATCCAGCCCGATCTGTACAAACTGTCCCGTTCCCTTCGCATCCTGAAGCTGGCGAAGATCCTGAGCCTCCTGAAGCTGCTGCGGTTGTCCCGACTGGTCCGATACGTGCGCCAGTGGGAGGAG ATGTTGACATTTAAG ATCTTCAACTTCGCAAGTGCCGTGATTCGCATCTTCaacctgatttgcatgatgCTGCTGATTGGGCACTGGAACGGGTGTCTACAGTTCCTCGTGCCCATGCTGCAGGACTTCCCCGATGATTGCTGGGTCACCAAGAACGAACTGGTG GATGCCCACTGGGCAACTCAGTACACTTGGGCCCTTTTCAAAGCCATGTCGCACATGCTCTGCATCGGATATGGCAAGAGACCGCCGGAGAGCATCACGGACCTGTGGCTGACGATGGTCTCCATGATATCAGGAGCGACGTGTTTCGCTCTGTTCATCGGCCACGCCACAAACTTGATCCAGTCTATGGACACGTCTCGGAGACAGTACCAGGAAAAG ttcaaGCAAGTTGAAGAATATATGCAGTACAGAAAGCTACCTGTTCACCTGCGCACAAGGATCCAGGACTACTACGAGTACCGGTACCAGGGTAAAGTGTTTGATGAGGATAACATCCTGGAGGAACTGTCCATACCACTCAGAGAG GAAGTGATCAACTACAACTGTAGGTCCCTTGTGAAAGCGGTACCTTTCTTTGCCAATGCTAACCCAGAGTTTGTCACCGATGTAGTCACCAAGTTGAAGTATGAG GTCTTTCAACCTGATGATTTTATCATCCGGGAAGGTACCTTCGGTGATAAGATGTATTTCATTCTGGGAGGAACAGTGGACGTGCTAACAGCTGACGGTGAGGTTGTTACCACATTGCAGGACGGCGCTTACTTCGGAG AAATTTGCCTACTGACACGGGAAAGACGGATGGCCAGCATCCGAGCAGAAACGTACTGCAACCTGTTCTCGCTCCATGTCGACCATTTCAACGAAGTGTTGCGAGAATACCCCAAAATGCGGGAGCACATGGAGGAGGTGGCACAGGAGAGACTCAGCAGAATAG
- the LOC136428438 gene encoding potassium/sodium hyperpolarization-activated cyclic nucleotide-gated channel 2-like isoform X1 has translation MRNVEMGTDPKLHVPTVCEICEDLDWRATELTPVPIGGGGRMKNTLAEPVEIKVVIDSGTPQSPREPMQVEAPGEHQPVVHLPDKRAEPPGEKPRKDLKRPSKLKVPTKQEMKQENLINGSMAKMQQETKSAPATPMVTPFRTRHSAKVSRTSMGKPDIPRSLGYRIRKRFLSLFYPADTRLSLKLFGSKKALEKERERLLESGVWIIHPYSHFRFVWDFIMLLLLTANLVILPIIISFFNAEMQTRWIIVNCLSDAFFLIDIVLNFRTGIVLQDMADVVLDPKQIRKRYFKSWFVVDLLSSIPLDFIFLIINEGIQPDLYKLSRSLRILKLAKILSLLKLLRLSRLVRYVRQWEELQMYFMQIFNFASAVIRIFNLICMMLLIGHWNGCLQFLVPMLQDFPDDCWVTKNELVDAHWATQYTWALFKAMSHMLCIGYGKRPPESITDLWLTMVSMISGATCFALFIGHATNLIQSMDTSRRQYQEKFKQVEEYMQYRKLPVHLRTRIQDYYEYRYQGKVFDEDNILEELSIPLREEVINYNCRSLVKAVPFFANANPEFVTDVVTKLKYEVFQPDDFIIREGTFGDKMYFILGGTVDVLTADGEVVTTLQDGAYFGEICLLTRERRMASIRAETYCNLFSLHVDHFNEVLREYPKMREHMEEVAQERLSRIGKSHSKLSRSNLSLCATPSGSGGPSVPPKEVITVPKYKTIRITPTGDVLMIDIDDPDDEYSKPS, from the exons ATGAGGAATGTAGAGATGGGGACCGACCCTAAGCTACATGTACCGACGGTGTGCGAAATCTGTGAGGATCTCGACTG GCGTGCCACCGAGCTGACTCCTGTCCCTATCGGCGGTGGCGGGAGAATGAAGAACACACTCGCCGAACCTGTAGAAATCAAGGTAGTTATCGACAGCGGCACTCCTCAGAGCCCGAGGGAGCCCATGCAAGTAGAAGCTCCCGGGGAGCACCAACCTGTAGTGCACCTACCCGACAAGCGCGCGGAGCCGCCCGGGGAAAAACCGCGCAAGGACCTGAAGCGGCCGTCCAAACTGAAGGTACCCACCAAGCAGGAAATGAAACAGGAGAACCTCATAAATGGCTCGATGGCAAAGATGCAACAAGAgacgaaatcggctcctgctACACCTATGGTCACGCCATTCCGCACGCGGCACAGCGCGAAGGTCTCCCGCACGAGTATGGGCAAGCCTGACATCCCTCGGTCACTGGGATACAGAATCAGGAAGAGGTTTCTCTCACTGTTCTATCCAGCTGACACTAGACTTTCCTTGAAACTTTTTGGGAGCAAGAAAGCGCTGGAGAAGGAAAGAGAGAGGCTGCTGGAATCGGGGGTTTGGATCATACATCCTTACAGTCACTTCAG GTTCGTTTGGGACTTCATCATGCTGCTACTCCTGACAGCGAACCTGGTCATCCTCCCCATCATCATATCCTTCTTCAACGCTGAGATGCAGACACGGTGGATAATCGTCAACTGCCTGTCAGACGCCTTCTTTCTCATAGACATTGTCCTGAACTTCAGAACCGGCATCGTCCTACAGGACATGGCGGACGTTGTCTTGGACCCGAAACAAATCAGAAAACGATACTTTAAGAGTTGGTTCGTGGTCGATCTTCTCTCCTCCATTCCGTTAGATTTTATTTTCTTGATCATCAACGAAGGCATCCAGCCCGATCTGTACAAACTGTCCCGTTCCCTTCGCATCCTGAAGCTGGCGAAGATCCTGAGCCTCCTGAAGCTGCTGCGGTTGTCCCGACTGGTCCGATACGTGCGCCAGTGGGAGGAG CTTCAAATGTATTTCATGCAGATCTTCAACTTCGCAAGTGCCGTGATTCGCATCTTCaacctgatttgcatgatgCTGCTGATTGGGCACTGGAACGGGTGTCTACAGTTCCTCGTGCCCATGCTGCAGGACTTCCCCGATGATTGCTGGGTCACCAAGAACGAACTGGTG GATGCCCACTGGGCAACTCAGTACACTTGGGCCCTTTTCAAAGCCATGTCGCACATGCTCTGCATCGGATATGGCAAGAGACCGCCGGAGAGCATCACGGACCTGTGGCTGACGATGGTCTCCATGATATCAGGAGCGACGTGTTTCGCTCTGTTCATCGGCCACGCCACAAACTTGATCCAGTCTATGGACACGTCTCGGAGACAGTACCAGGAAAAG ttcaaGCAAGTTGAAGAATATATGCAGTACAGAAAGCTACCTGTTCACCTGCGCACAAGGATCCAGGACTACTACGAGTACCGGTACCAGGGTAAAGTGTTTGATGAGGATAACATCCTGGAGGAACTGTCCATACCACTCAGAGAG GAAGTGATCAACTACAACTGTAGGTCCCTTGTGAAAGCGGTACCTTTCTTTGCCAATGCTAACCCAGAGTTTGTCACCGATGTAGTCACCAAGTTGAAGTATGAG GTCTTTCAACCTGATGATTTTATCATCCGGGAAGGTACCTTCGGTGATAAGATGTATTTCATTCTGGGAGGAACAGTGGACGTGCTAACAGCTGACGGTGAGGTTGTTACCACATTGCAGGACGGCGCTTACTTCGGAG AAATTTGCCTACTGACACGGGAAAGACGGATGGCCAGCATCCGAGCAGAAACGTACTGCAACCTGTTCTCGCTCCATGTCGACCATTTCAACGAAGTGTTGCGAGAATACCCCAAAATGCGGGAGCACATGGAGGAGGTGGCACAGGAGAGACTCAGCAGAATAG
- the LOC136428438 gene encoding potassium/sodium hyperpolarization-activated cyclic nucleotide-gated channel 2-like isoform X3 — protein sequence MRNVEMGTDPKLHVPTVCEICEDLDWRATELTPVPIGGGGRMKNTLAEPVEIKVVIDSGTPQSPREPMQVEAPGEHQPVVHLPDKRAEPPGEKPRKDLKRPSKLKVPTKQEMKQENLINGSMAKMQQETKSAPATPMVTPFRTRHSAKVSRTSMGKPDIPRSLGYRIRKRFLSLFYPADTRLSLKLFGSKKALEKERERLLESGVWIIHPYSHFRFVWDFIMLLLLTANLVILPIIISFFNAEMQTRWIIVNCLSDAFFLIDIVLNFRTGIVLQDMADVVLDPKQIRKRYFKSWFVVDLLSSIPLDFIFLIINEGIQPDLYKLSRSLRILKLAKILSLLKLLRLSRLVRYVRQWEEIFNFASAVIRIFNLICMMLLIGHWNGCLQFLVPMLQDFPDDCWVTKNELVDAHWATQYTWALFKAMSHMLCIGYGKRPPESITDLWLTMVSMISGATCFALFIGHATNLIQSMDTSRRQYQEKFKQVEEYMQYRKLPVHLRTRIQDYYEYRYQGKVFDEDNILEELSIPLREEVINYNCRSLVKAVPFFANANPEFVTDVVTKLKYEVFQPDDFIIREGTFGDKMYFILGGTVDVLTADGEVVTTLQDGAYFGEICLLTRERRMASIRAETYCNLFSLHVDHFNEVLREYPKMREHMEEVAQERLSRIGKSHSKLSRSNLSLCATPSGSGGPSVPPKEVITVPKYKTIRITPTGDVLMIDIDDPDDEYSKPS from the exons ATGAGGAATGTAGAGATGGGGACCGACCCTAAGCTACATGTACCGACGGTGTGCGAAATCTGTGAGGATCTCGACTG GCGTGCCACCGAGCTGACTCCTGTCCCTATCGGCGGTGGCGGGAGAATGAAGAACACACTCGCCGAACCTGTAGAAATCAAGGTAGTTATCGACAGCGGCACTCCTCAGAGCCCGAGGGAGCCCATGCAAGTAGAAGCTCCCGGGGAGCACCAACCTGTAGTGCACCTACCCGACAAGCGCGCGGAGCCGCCCGGGGAAAAACCGCGCAAGGACCTGAAGCGGCCGTCCAAACTGAAGGTACCCACCAAGCAGGAAATGAAACAGGAGAACCTCATAAATGGCTCGATGGCAAAGATGCAACAAGAgacgaaatcggctcctgctACACCTATGGTCACGCCATTCCGCACGCGGCACAGCGCGAAGGTCTCCCGCACGAGTATGGGCAAGCCTGACATCCCTCGGTCACTGGGATACAGAATCAGGAAGAGGTTTCTCTCACTGTTCTATCCAGCTGACACTAGACTTTCCTTGAAACTTTTTGGGAGCAAGAAAGCGCTGGAGAAGGAAAGAGAGAGGCTGCTGGAATCGGGGGTTTGGATCATACATCCTTACAGTCACTTCAG GTTCGTTTGGGACTTCATCATGCTGCTACTCCTGACAGCGAACCTGGTCATCCTCCCCATCATCATATCCTTCTTCAACGCTGAGATGCAGACACGGTGGATAATCGTCAACTGCCTGTCAGACGCCTTCTTTCTCATAGACATTGTCCTGAACTTCAGAACCGGCATCGTCCTACAGGACATGGCGGACGTTGTCTTGGACCCGAAACAAATCAGAAAACGATACTTTAAGAGTTGGTTCGTGGTCGATCTTCTCTCCTCCATTCCGTTAGATTTTATTTTCTTGATCATCAACGAAGGCATCCAGCCCGATCTGTACAAACTGTCCCGTTCCCTTCGCATCCTGAAGCTGGCGAAGATCCTGAGCCTCCTGAAGCTGCTGCGGTTGTCCCGACTGGTCCGATACGTGCGCCAGTGGGAGGAG ATCTTCAACTTCGCAAGTGCCGTGATTCGCATCTTCaacctgatttgcatgatgCTGCTGATTGGGCACTGGAACGGGTGTCTACAGTTCCTCGTGCCCATGCTGCAGGACTTCCCCGATGATTGCTGGGTCACCAAGAACGAACTGGTG GATGCCCACTGGGCAACTCAGTACACTTGGGCCCTTTTCAAAGCCATGTCGCACATGCTCTGCATCGGATATGGCAAGAGACCGCCGGAGAGCATCACGGACCTGTGGCTGACGATGGTCTCCATGATATCAGGAGCGACGTGTTTCGCTCTGTTCATCGGCCACGCCACAAACTTGATCCAGTCTATGGACACGTCTCGGAGACAGTACCAGGAAAAG ttcaaGCAAGTTGAAGAATATATGCAGTACAGAAAGCTACCTGTTCACCTGCGCACAAGGATCCAGGACTACTACGAGTACCGGTACCAGGGTAAAGTGTTTGATGAGGATAACATCCTGGAGGAACTGTCCATACCACTCAGAGAG GAAGTGATCAACTACAACTGTAGGTCCCTTGTGAAAGCGGTACCTTTCTTTGCCAATGCTAACCCAGAGTTTGTCACCGATGTAGTCACCAAGTTGAAGTATGAG GTCTTTCAACCTGATGATTTTATCATCCGGGAAGGTACCTTCGGTGATAAGATGTATTTCATTCTGGGAGGAACAGTGGACGTGCTAACAGCTGACGGTGAGGTTGTTACCACATTGCAGGACGGCGCTTACTTCGGAG AAATTTGCCTACTGACACGGGAAAGACGGATGGCCAGCATCCGAGCAGAAACGTACTGCAACCTGTTCTCGCTCCATGTCGACCATTTCAACGAAGTGTTGCGAGAATACCCCAAAATGCGGGAGCACATGGAGGAGGTGGCACAGGAGAGACTCAGCAGAATAG
- the LOC136428438 gene encoding potassium/sodium hyperpolarization-activated cyclic nucleotide-gated channel 2-like isoform X4: MLTTRATELTPVPIGGGGRMKNTLAEPVEIKVVIDSGTPQSPREPMQVEAPGEHQPVVHLPDKRAEPPGEKPRKDLKRPSKLKVPTKQEMKQENLINGSMAKMQQETKSAPATPMVTPFRTRHSAKVSRTSMGKPDIPRSLGYRIRKRFLSLFYPADTRLSLKLFGSKKALEKERERLLESGVWIIHPYSHFRFVWDFIMLLLLTANLVILPIIISFFNAEMQTRWIIVNCLSDAFFLIDIVLNFRTGIVLQDMADVVLDPKQIRKRYFKSWFVVDLLSSIPLDFIFLIINEGIQPDLYKLSRSLRILKLAKILSLLKLLRLSRLVRYVRQWEELQMYFMQIFNFASAVIRIFNLICMMLLIGHWNGCLQFLVPMLQDFPDDCWVTKNELVDAHWATQYTWALFKAMSHMLCIGYGKRPPESITDLWLTMVSMISGATCFALFIGHATNLIQSMDTSRRQYQEKFKQVEEYMQYRKLPVHLRTRIQDYYEYRYQGKVFDEDNILEELSIPLREEVINYNCRSLVKAVPFFANANPEFVTDVVTKLKYEVFQPDDFIIREGTFGDKMYFILGGTVDVLTADGEVVTTLQDGAYFGEICLLTRERRMASIRAETYCNLFSLHVDHFNEVLREYPKMREHMEEVAQERLSRIGKSHSKLSRSNLSLCATPSGSGGPSVPPKEVITVPKYKTIRITPTGDVLMIDIDDPDDEYSKPS, encoded by the exons GCGTGCCACCGAGCTGACTCCTGTCCCTATCGGCGGTGGCGGGAGAATGAAGAACACACTCGCCGAACCTGTAGAAATCAAGGTAGTTATCGACAGCGGCACTCCTCAGAGCCCGAGGGAGCCCATGCAAGTAGAAGCTCCCGGGGAGCACCAACCTGTAGTGCACCTACCCGACAAGCGCGCGGAGCCGCCCGGGGAAAAACCGCGCAAGGACCTGAAGCGGCCGTCCAAACTGAAGGTACCCACCAAGCAGGAAATGAAACAGGAGAACCTCATAAATGGCTCGATGGCAAAGATGCAACAAGAgacgaaatcggctcctgctACACCTATGGTCACGCCATTCCGCACGCGGCACAGCGCGAAGGTCTCCCGCACGAGTATGGGCAAGCCTGACATCCCTCGGTCACTGGGATACAGAATCAGGAAGAGGTTTCTCTCACTGTTCTATCCAGCTGACACTAGACTTTCCTTGAAACTTTTTGGGAGCAAGAAAGCGCTGGAGAAGGAAAGAGAGAGGCTGCTGGAATCGGGGGTTTGGATCATACATCCTTACAGTCACTTCAG GTTCGTTTGGGACTTCATCATGCTGCTACTCCTGACAGCGAACCTGGTCATCCTCCCCATCATCATATCCTTCTTCAACGCTGAGATGCAGACACGGTGGATAATCGTCAACTGCCTGTCAGACGCCTTCTTTCTCATAGACATTGTCCTGAACTTCAGAACCGGCATCGTCCTACAGGACATGGCGGACGTTGTCTTGGACCCGAAACAAATCAGAAAACGATACTTTAAGAGTTGGTTCGTGGTCGATCTTCTCTCCTCCATTCCGTTAGATTTTATTTTCTTGATCATCAACGAAGGCATCCAGCCCGATCTGTACAAACTGTCCCGTTCCCTTCGCATCCTGAAGCTGGCGAAGATCCTGAGCCTCCTGAAGCTGCTGCGGTTGTCCCGACTGGTCCGATACGTGCGCCAGTGGGAGGAG CTTCAAATGTATTTCATGCAGATCTTCAACTTCGCAAGTGCCGTGATTCGCATCTTCaacctgatttgcatgatgCTGCTGATTGGGCACTGGAACGGGTGTCTACAGTTCCTCGTGCCCATGCTGCAGGACTTCCCCGATGATTGCTGGGTCACCAAGAACGAACTGGTG GATGCCCACTGGGCAACTCAGTACACTTGGGCCCTTTTCAAAGCCATGTCGCACATGCTCTGCATCGGATATGGCAAGAGACCGCCGGAGAGCATCACGGACCTGTGGCTGACGATGGTCTCCATGATATCAGGAGCGACGTGTTTCGCTCTGTTCATCGGCCACGCCACAAACTTGATCCAGTCTATGGACACGTCTCGGAGACAGTACCAGGAAAAG ttcaaGCAAGTTGAAGAATATATGCAGTACAGAAAGCTACCTGTTCACCTGCGCACAAGGATCCAGGACTACTACGAGTACCGGTACCAGGGTAAAGTGTTTGATGAGGATAACATCCTGGAGGAACTGTCCATACCACTCAGAGAG GAAGTGATCAACTACAACTGTAGGTCCCTTGTGAAAGCGGTACCTTTCTTTGCCAATGCTAACCCAGAGTTTGTCACCGATGTAGTCACCAAGTTGAAGTATGAG GTCTTTCAACCTGATGATTTTATCATCCGGGAAGGTACCTTCGGTGATAAGATGTATTTCATTCTGGGAGGAACAGTGGACGTGCTAACAGCTGACGGTGAGGTTGTTACCACATTGCAGGACGGCGCTTACTTCGGAG AAATTTGCCTACTGACACGGGAAAGACGGATGGCCAGCATCCGAGCAGAAACGTACTGCAACCTGTTCTCGCTCCATGTCGACCATTTCAACGAAGTGTTGCGAGAATACCCCAAAATGCGGGAGCACATGGAGGAGGTGGCACAGGAGAGACTCAGCAGAATAG